GTATGTTTCGGGCTGCTTCTTACGTTAATCGGTTGTTACAAGGGTTACCATACCAGAGGCGGCGCGGAAGGGGTGGGGCGGGCTACTACTGAGTCCGTAGTCGTGTCCTCTGTCAGCATACTGGTTGGAGACTACATACTGACCTCACTGCTTTTCTAAGAAGGCGTCCACGATGATTAAGCTGGTGGATTTACATAAG
This window of the Desulfovibrionales bacterium genome carries:
- a CDS encoding ABC transporter permease, with translation MLLTLIGCYKGYHTRGGAEGVGRATTESVVVSSVSILVGDYILTSLLF